A region of Sesamum indicum cultivar Zhongzhi No. 13 linkage group LG7, S_indicum_v1.0, whole genome shotgun sequence DNA encodes the following proteins:
- the LOC105166567 gene encoding uncharacterized protein LOC105166567, which yields MGCFTACFDPKKHKKLMKKLPNQSLSPRDELLHEALEISAAGTESQKEEGIVNSTKPVLESEAKNEEQMNGSKGKESVNSNLDTADTDNSVENEKGKAESILGKDHNGGSGSNSYIVRPHHGHQDLSMSKEECVAVNSIDLTLENTSREGGTDDHRCVIQPESSESLFSLSIDSRKQVSASEMGADKEVSSPLKPSDRENNKKSLRFTVFRYSEDKENVNTLEEKWIIPSKDQTSLHKSKTRCDDLLLKPNEIPMDTSLSSWLVGSEKSAWAKTSSISSPGSEKNYGERPVLGVITSTKDVKQLVESTSGGSTPCHSADDQPGVGTVGRYWQQTSVAGGGMLAIETKM from the exons ATGGGATGCTTTACTGCTTGTTTTGATCCCAAGAAGCATAAAAAACTCATGAAAAAACTCCCAAATCAG tCTTTGTCTCCAAGGGATGAATTACTACATGAAGCTTTGGAAATCTCAGCTGCTGGTACTGAATCACAGAAGGAAGAGGGGATTGTTAATAGCACGAAACCCGTATTAGAATCCGA AGCTAAGAACGAGGAGCAGATGAATGGAAGCAAAGGAAAGGAATCTGTTAATTCAAATCTTGATACAGCTGATACTGATAATTCAGtcgaaaatgaaaaagggaaAGCTGAAAGTATTCTAGGGAAGGATCATAACGGTGGCTCGGGCTCAAATTCGTATATCGTTAGACCACATCACGGCCATCAAGATTTATCGATGAGCAAAGAAGAATGCGTTGCTGTGAACTCAATAGATCTCACTTTAGAGAATACTTCAAGGGAAGGAGGCACCGATGATCATCGTTGTGTCATTCAGCCGGAGTCCTCAGAGTCATTGTTTTCATTATCTATAGATTCTAGGAAACAAGTTTCTGCCTCAGAAATGGGAGCTGATAAAGAGGTCAGCAGCCCACTGAAGCCAAGTGACAGAGAGAACAACAAGAAAAGCTTACGTTTCACGGTGTTTAGGTACAGTGAAGACAAGGAGAATGTCAATACTTTAGAGGAAAAATGGATCATACCAAGCAAAGATCAAACATCACTCCACAAGTCGAAGACCAGATGTGATGATCTGTTGTTGAAGCCAAATGAAATTCCAATGGATACTAGCCTCTCTAGTTGGTTGGTTGGATCCGAGAAGTCGGCCTGGGCTAAAACTAGTAGCATCTCCTCCCCAGGGAGTGAGAAGAACTACGGAGAGAGGCCAGTTTTAGGGGTGATTACTTCTACTAAAGACGTCAAGCAGTTGGTTGAGTCAACGTCTGGTGGATCAACACCGTGTCATAGCGCTGATGATCAACCTGGTGTCGGCACAGTGGGCAGGTATTGGCAGCAGACGAGTGTGGCCGGTGGCGGGATGTTAGCCATTGAAACTAAAATGTGA